A region of Salinibacter sp. 10B DNA encodes the following proteins:
- a CDS encoding MATE family efflux transporter — protein MRSIPNPIRALVEALGQGLARLGLLSRARARQISTLAWPRMVTGLARMSKATADVAMVGTALGASAIAGVGYGVPFWTMTFMIGGGIAGGTISLVSQRFGADRHEHISVAVKVSAVLAIAATLPLVVLFWTIPEPLIRLIGTGDAAIAYGTRYLRVASLAMPFSAVNLVCSRALIGANDAQTPMVIRAGGAAVNIGINAVLIFLFDMGVVGAAVGTVIGSVGGTALFAWGLLRGHFPGVGSLPIRVDKTGPHWRTADARHLLRISSPLALRKIAQNGGQFPMLAIVGLMGPEVVAAYVVALRIRALMNTPGWGFGLASSSLVGQALGEQDEPKADAYAHDTFRFTVAAFAAVALVVFAGAAPVSRLFVSDAATLATTTALVRAACISVLLWGFMSGGMGPLRASGDTRWPFYGQIAGLFGFALPAAYLGATTGLGLWGLYASLVLETGVPAAVIYYRFRSKAWMRISRTHRSATVGA, from the coding sequence GTGCGGTCCATCCCGAATCCCATTCGTGCTCTCGTGGAGGCTCTCGGCCAGGGACTCGCTCGTCTCGGGCTTCTTTCTCGGGCTCGGGCCCGGCAGATCTCAACGCTGGCCTGGCCGCGAATGGTGACGGGCCTGGCCCGCATGTCAAAGGCCACCGCCGACGTGGCAATGGTGGGAACGGCCCTCGGCGCGTCGGCCATCGCAGGGGTCGGGTACGGGGTCCCCTTTTGGACCATGACGTTCATGATCGGCGGTGGCATTGCCGGAGGCACCATCAGCCTCGTCTCGCAGCGCTTTGGAGCCGACCGACACGAACACATCAGTGTGGCGGTGAAGGTGAGTGCGGTACTGGCGATTGCTGCCACCCTCCCGCTCGTGGTGCTGTTCTGGACGATCCCGGAGCCGCTCATTCGCCTCATCGGAACCGGAGACGCCGCCATTGCCTACGGCACGCGCTACCTTCGGGTGGCCAGCCTGGCCATGCCATTTTCGGCCGTCAACCTCGTCTGCAGCCGCGCTCTGATCGGGGCAAATGACGCCCAAACCCCGATGGTGATCCGAGCAGGCGGCGCGGCGGTCAACATCGGAATTAACGCCGTGCTCATCTTCCTTTTCGACATGGGCGTGGTAGGGGCCGCTGTGGGCACGGTGATCGGCAGCGTGGGCGGTACCGCCCTGTTTGCCTGGGGATTGCTGAGGGGACATTTTCCTGGGGTCGGATCCCTTCCCATTCGCGTTGACAAAACCGGGCCCCATTGGCGTACGGCCGACGCCCGGCACCTCCTCCGTATCTCGTCGCCATTGGCCCTCCGCAAAATTGCCCAGAACGGCGGGCAGTTCCCCATGCTCGCCATTGTTGGCCTCATGGGACCGGAGGTGGTGGCGGCCTACGTGGTGGCCCTGCGGATCCGTGCCCTCATGAACACCCCGGGCTGGGGCTTCGGACTCGCCTCCAGCAGCCTTGTGGGACAGGCCCTCGGCGAGCAGGACGAGCCAAAGGCAGATGCATACGCCCACGACACGTTCCGCTTTACTGTTGCGGCCTTTGCTGCTGTTGCCCTGGTCGTCTTCGCGGGCGCCGCTCCTGTGAGTCGTCTTTTTGTGAGTGACGCTGCCACCCTTGCAACCACGACCGCACTGGTACGTGCAGCCTGCATCAGCGTCCTCCTCTGGGGCTTCATGAGTGGCGGGATGGGACCGCTTCGGGCCAGCGGCGACACACGGTGGCCCTTCTACGGGCAAATCGCGGGGCTCTTCGGGTTTGCCCTCCCGGCCGCCTATCTCGGCGCCACGACCGGACTGGGCCTCTGGGGCCTCTATGCCTCCCTTGTCCTCGAAACCGGGGTGCCGGCCGCCGTCATTTACTACCGGTTCCGCTCAAAAGCCTGGATGCGCATCAGCCGCACCCATCGCTCCGCGACCGTCGGCGCCTAA
- a CDS encoding zinc-dependent alcohol dehydrogenase family protein — MQAIVYDDFGAPPELRTVPDPVPSPTGVVLSVEATGVCRSDWHGWKGHDPIIDPPHVPGHEVAGTIVQVGADVSHWSVGTQVTVPFVGGCGTCAQCRAGDPQVCPNQFQPGFSAWGSFAEYVAIDYADANLVPLPDALDTVTAASLGCRFATAFRAVIDQGEVNGGDWVAVHGCGGVGLSAVMIARAVGAQVIAVDISDDALALASTVGAAKTINADAVPDVVSALREHTRGGPHVSLDALGSAETAYNSVSCLRPRGRHVQVGLLVGTDADTALPMDRVVADELDIRGTHGIQARRYPAIFDMIEAGTLTPGQLIRRTIPLREAGTALVEIDESSPAGVTVVRPSQNVPADPS, encoded by the coding sequence ATGCAGGCGATTGTCTATGACGATTTCGGGGCTCCCCCCGAGCTCCGCACCGTTCCGGATCCCGTTCCATCCCCTACCGGCGTGGTTTTGTCGGTGGAGGCCACCGGCGTGTGCCGCAGCGACTGGCACGGATGGAAAGGGCATGATCCAATCATCGACCCGCCTCACGTGCCGGGACACGAGGTCGCGGGAACCATTGTCCAGGTGGGCGCGGACGTCTCCCACTGGTCGGTTGGAACGCAGGTGACGGTGCCCTTCGTCGGGGGATGTGGCACGTGTGCTCAGTGTCGTGCCGGCGATCCGCAGGTGTGCCCCAACCAGTTCCAGCCTGGCTTTTCGGCTTGGGGATCGTTTGCGGAGTACGTTGCCATCGACTACGCGGACGCCAACCTGGTGCCGCTGCCCGACGCCCTCGACACCGTCACTGCCGCGAGCTTGGGCTGCCGGTTTGCTACCGCCTTCCGTGCCGTCATCGATCAGGGGGAGGTCAACGGGGGCGACTGGGTAGCCGTACACGGCTGCGGAGGCGTTGGCCTATCGGCCGTTATGATCGCCCGCGCGGTGGGCGCACAGGTGATAGCCGTCGACATCTCCGACGATGCGCTCGCCCTGGCCTCTACAGTGGGTGCCGCCAAAACCATCAACGCAGACGCCGTACCCGACGTGGTTTCGGCTCTCCGTGAGCACACCCGTGGCGGCCCCCACGTCTCTCTCGACGCGCTGGGCAGTGCCGAGACTGCCTACAACTCCGTCTCCTGCCTCCGTCCACGCGGTCGGCACGTGCAGGTGGGCCTGCTCGTGGGAACAGACGCCGATACGGCCCTCCCAATGGACCGAGTCGTCGCCGACGAGCTAGACATCCGGGGCACGCACGGCATTCAGGCCCGCCGTTACCCCGCGATCTTCGACATGATCGAGGCGGGAACGCTGACTCCTGGCCAACTCATCCGCCGCACAATTCCCCTCAGAGAAGCTGGAACGGCGCTGGTGGAAATAGACGAGAGCAGCCCCGCCGGCGTGACGGTCGTCCGTCCTTCCCAGAACGTCCCTGCCGATCCGTCCTAA
- a CDS encoding dipeptidase: MPSSNVSPDARRLAHRSILVDGHIDLPDRLHHFDEDPADATIGGDFDYPRAQQGGLDAAFMALYLPSALQTTPGAAPKRADALLDRVQRMTRMHPDAFSLSVSPTKVRELASTDTIALPVGMENGAGIGNDLDALHHFYDRGVRYITLTHDAHNQIGDSSYGDGDPRWGGLSPFGHDVIDEMNRLGMMIDVSHVTDRTAWDVLDHTAAPIIASHSGCRHFTPGWERNLSDALIEAIAETGGIIMITFGSPFLRAPYREQDDPIEDAVASYLDTRGWADDSKDAVEYEQKMRRLHPIGTVSGVADHIDHAVALAGEDHVGLGSDFDGVFALPKNLQDVSHYPNLIAELLRRDYSEATLRKILGENLLRVWSDVDAHT; this comes from the coding sequence ATGCCCTCATCCAACGTCTCGCCGGATGCACGACGCCTGGCGCATCGCTCCATCCTGGTGGATGGCCATATCGACCTCCCCGACCGCCTCCACCACTTCGATGAGGATCCTGCCGACGCCACCATCGGCGGAGACTTCGATTATCCGCGCGCCCAGCAGGGCGGCCTCGACGCTGCCTTTATGGCGCTCTACCTCCCCTCCGCTCTGCAAACGACGCCCGGCGCCGCTCCAAAGCGAGCCGATGCGCTTCTCGACCGCGTTCAACGGATGACCCGGATGCATCCCGACGCGTTTTCCCTTTCCGTCTCTCCCACCAAGGTCCGCGAACTTGCCTCAACTGACACTATTGCCCTTCCAGTTGGAATGGAAAATGGAGCGGGCATCGGAAACGATCTCGACGCCCTCCACCATTTCTACGACCGCGGCGTGCGCTACATCACCCTCACGCACGACGCCCACAACCAGATCGGCGACTCGTCGTACGGCGATGGGGACCCGCGCTGGGGCGGCCTGAGCCCCTTTGGACACGACGTCATCGACGAGATGAATCGTCTCGGCATGATGATCGACGTCTCGCACGTGACCGACCGGACGGCATGGGACGTCCTGGACCACACTGCTGCCCCCATTATCGCCTCCCATTCCGGCTGCCGTCACTTTACGCCCGGATGGGAACGCAACCTGAGTGATGCTCTGATTGAAGCCATTGCCGAAACCGGGGGCATCATCATGATCACGTTCGGATCCCCCTTCCTGCGCGCCCCCTACCGAGAGCAAGACGACCCGATTGAAGATGCGGTAGCATCGTATCTCGACACGAGGGGATGGGCAGACGATTCCAAGGACGCCGTCGAATACGAACAGAAGATGAGGCGATTGCATCCAATTGGCACCGTCTCGGGCGTGGCCGACCACATCGATCACGCCGTGGCGCTTGCCGGGGAAGATCACGTGGGGCTGGGCTCCGACTTCGACGGCGTCTTTGCGTTGCCGAAGAACCTCCAGGATGTGTCTCACTACCCCAATCTCATCGCCGAACTCCTCCGTCGCGACTACTCAGAGGCGACCCTCCGGAAGATTCTCGGCGAAAACCTCCTGCGCGTCTGGTCGGATGTCGATGCCCACACCTGA
- a CDS encoding helical backbone metal receptor, with protein sequence MPQVTDARGTTIRLPAPPRRIVSLVPSQTELLSHLGLDETVVGITRFCERPSHWQSEKPIVGGTKEVDLDQVRDLEPDLVLANHEENTREDVAALEDIAPVFVTEVRTVTGALDMIRAVGTLTATTDQTSTLAGRIISRFSSLPDFAPLRSAYLIWRDPYMTVGGDTFIHDVMSWGGFENVYGEQPRYPEVSLDSLAERDLDVLLCSSEPFPFHQKDRFTADLRDALPNVTVELVDGQPFSWYGPRLLDTPAYLHDLRQTLPTPQQA encoded by the coding sequence ATGCCCCAGGTTACCGACGCTCGTGGAACCACGATCCGCCTGCCTGCCCCCCCGCGTCGCATCGTCTCGCTCGTGCCGAGCCAGACGGAATTGCTCTCCCACCTTGGCCTTGACGAGACGGTCGTCGGCATTACCCGGTTCTGCGAGCGCCCCTCCCACTGGCAGTCGGAAAAACCAATCGTGGGCGGCACAAAGGAGGTCGATCTGGATCAGGTCCGCGACCTAGAGCCCGATCTCGTGCTCGCCAACCACGAGGAGAATACCCGAGAGGATGTCGCGGCCCTTGAGGACATCGCCCCCGTATTCGTGACGGAAGTGCGGACGGTTACCGGTGCCCTCGACATGATCCGAGCGGTCGGCACCCTCACCGCCACAACCGACCAGACGTCGACCCTTGCCGGACGCATTATTTCTCGCTTCAGCAGCCTGCCGGACTTTGCTCCGCTTCGCTCCGCTTATCTCATCTGGCGGGACCCCTACATGACCGTCGGCGGCGACACATTCATCCACGACGTGATGTCGTGGGGCGGATTCGAGAACGTCTACGGCGAACAGCCCCGATACCCCGAGGTCTCCCTCGACTCGCTGGCCGAACGCGACCTGGACGTGCTCCTTTGCTCAAGCGAGCCGTTTCCCTTCCACCAGAAAGACCGGTTCACTGCGGACCTTCGCGACGCGCTGCCGAATGTGACGGTCGAGCTCGTGGACGGACAACCTTTCTCGTGGTACGGTCCCCGTCTGCTCGATACCCCAGCCTACCTGCACGACCTCCGCCAGACGCTGCCAACTCCTCAGCAGGCATAG
- a CDS encoding class I SAM-dependent methyltransferase: MTTAFRRAVSIVGAFLLLVAAMPLGTAAQQPDTTVQSVPPAESATSDNGEKDVPYVPTVKSVVRKMLETADVTADDVVYDLGSGDGRIPIMAAKEFGARGVGIEIDSALVAKARQKAKAAGVADKVEFRQKDFFNVDLSDATVVTLYLWPEINIKLRPKLLRELDPGDRIVSHDFRMGEWDPERTVDAGKGNTGWETVYRWTVPETVPEDLMDISDEPVN, from the coding sequence ATGACGACCGCGTTTCGCCGTGCCGTTTCCATTGTCGGAGCGTTCCTGCTCCTGGTTGCTGCGATGCCGCTCGGGACTGCTGCGCAGCAACCGGACACGACCGTGCAGTCGGTGCCGCCGGCAGAGAGTGCTACCAGTGACAATGGGGAAAAAGATGTCCCGTACGTGCCAACCGTCAAGTCGGTCGTGCGAAAGATGTTGGAGACGGCAGATGTGACGGCCGACGACGTCGTCTACGACCTAGGCAGTGGAGACGGTCGTATTCCGATTATGGCCGCCAAGGAGTTCGGGGCCCGAGGCGTGGGAATCGAAATTGATTCTGCTCTGGTGGCGAAGGCACGGCAAAAGGCAAAGGCAGCCGGCGTGGCCGACAAGGTCGAGTTTCGGCAGAAGGATTTCTTTAACGTCGATCTTAGCGACGCGACCGTCGTCACGCTCTACCTCTGGCCAGAAATCAACATCAAGCTCCGCCCGAAGCTCCTGAGGGAGCTCGATCCGGGAGATCGTATCGTCTCCCACGATTTTCGGATGGGAGAGTGGGACCCGGAACGGACCGTGGATGCTGGGAAGGGCAATACGGGCTGGGAAACCGTCTACCGATGGACGGTGCCCGAGACCGTGCCCGAGGACCTGATGGACATCTCGGACGAGCCGGTCAATTAA
- a CDS encoding dipeptidase, translating to MDAALSYADDHFDTFVGELEDLLRIPSVSTDSAYADDVQRAAEWLAEHFDTIGMQHSEVVDTDGHPIVYAEHLTGDDKPTVIVYGHYDVQPPDPLDEWDSEPFEPTRRNGSIYARGACDDKGQMFMHVKAAEAYLQGESDPPVNLKFVVEGEEETGSMAVGPFIEENAERLEADVVLISDTAMLSEDTPSIVYGLRGLAYTEITLQGPNRDLHSGNYGGAVDNPANALSRLIAGLHDEDHRIDIPGFYDDVRDLTEEERATYADLPFDEEAWMDTIGVDAVRTEGGYTTLECLSARPTLDVNGIWGGYTGEGAKTVLPSEAHAKISMRLVPDQEVEDIYDKLEAHLEDVVPDTMSLTFRRLHGGDPVLVDPTAPPMQSAKAAMGEVLGTEPVFVRNGGTIPVVADFQDTLGLDSVLMGFGLDSDAIHSPNEHFGVDRFQKGIQSIVRFHQHYADSAQQR from the coding sequence ATGGACGCCGCCCTCTCCTACGCCGACGATCACTTCGATACGTTCGTCGGCGAACTTGAAGACCTTCTCCGCATCCCCTCCGTCAGTACCGACTCGGCCTACGCCGACGACGTGCAGCGCGCCGCCGAGTGGCTGGCCGAACACTTCGATACGATTGGAATGCAGCACAGCGAAGTGGTGGACACGGATGGTCATCCAATCGTCTATGCCGAACACCTCACGGGCGACGATAAACCGACCGTGATTGTGTACGGACACTACGACGTACAGCCGCCCGATCCCCTCGACGAATGGGACTCGGAGCCGTTTGAGCCGACTCGCCGCAACGGATCGATCTATGCCCGAGGCGCTTGCGACGATAAGGGGCAGATGTTCATGCACGTAAAGGCAGCCGAGGCGTACCTGCAGGGCGAGAGCGACCCGCCGGTGAACCTCAAATTCGTGGTCGAGGGCGAAGAGGAAACCGGCTCGATGGCGGTCGGCCCATTCATTGAGGAGAACGCTGAGCGACTGGAGGCGGACGTAGTGCTTATCTCCGACACCGCCATGCTCTCGGAGGATACGCCCTCGATCGTGTACGGACTGCGGGGACTGGCCTATACGGAGATCACCCTTCAAGGTCCGAACCGCGACCTCCACTCTGGCAACTACGGCGGAGCCGTGGACAATCCCGCCAATGCCCTCAGCCGCCTGATTGCCGGTCTTCACGACGAGGACCACCGCATCGACATCCCTGGTTTCTACGACGACGTACGTGACCTAACCGAAGAGGAACGCGCCACCTACGCCGACCTTCCGTTCGACGAAGAGGCGTGGATGGATACCATTGGCGTCGACGCCGTTCGCACTGAGGGCGGTTACACAACGCTCGAATGCCTTTCGGCGCGCCCGACTCTCGACGTGAACGGCATTTGGGGCGGCTATACGGGCGAGGGGGCCAAGACTGTGCTCCCCTCCGAAGCTCACGCAAAAATTTCGATGCGCCTCGTGCCCGACCAGGAGGTCGAGGACATCTACGACAAGCTGGAGGCCCACCTAGAGGACGTGGTCCCGGACACGATGAGCCTCACCTTCCGGCGCCTGCACGGAGGCGATCCGGTACTCGTCGACCCAACGGCCCCGCCCATGCAGTCCGCCAAAGCGGCGATGGGCGAGGTGCTGGGCACTGAGCCGGTCTTCGTGCGCAACGGCGGCACAATTCCCGTGGTGGCCGACTTTCAGGACACCCTGGGCCTGGACAGTGTGCTCATGGGCTTTGGCCTCGACTCCGATGCCATCCACTCCCCGAACGAACACTTCGGCGTCGATCGCTTTCAGAAAGGGATTCAGTCCATCGTCCGCTTCCATCAGCACTACGCCGATTCTGCCCAGCAACGCTAA
- a CDS encoding class I SAM-dependent methyltransferase, whose translation MTWYEGWFDSAAYDLVYDHRDETEAEQLIDLIERDIAPAPAAHILDVGCGRGRHSRILARRGYTVTGIDLSEEAITEARARAQAENLDVMFERGDMRDPYCDGCMDGVVNLFTTFGYFATDAENQRALAAMTQAVRPDGWFLQDFLNAPHVAENIVPTTTRTVKGVDIEQHRWIEDDRIKKEITLHHNGSTKTYHESVRLYTLDDLQDMYASVGLTLVDTYGNYDGAPHTPKSPRLLLYARKPSD comes from the coding sequence ATGACCTGGTACGAAGGCTGGTTTGACAGCGCCGCGTACGACCTCGTCTACGACCACAGAGACGAGACCGAAGCCGAGCAGCTGATCGACCTCATTGAACGCGACATTGCCCCGGCCCCGGCCGCCCACATCCTTGACGTTGGGTGCGGCCGCGGACGCCATTCCCGAATCTTGGCCCGACGCGGCTATACGGTCACGGGCATCGATCTCTCTGAAGAGGCCATCACGGAGGCTCGTGCACGAGCCCAAGCGGAGAACCTCGATGTGATGTTTGAACGGGGCGACATGCGCGATCCGTACTGCGACGGCTGCATGGATGGCGTCGTGAATCTCTTTACCACCTTCGGCTACTTTGCCACCGACGCTGAGAATCAGCGGGCACTGGCGGCAATGACGCAGGCCGTGCGCCCCGACGGCTGGTTCCTGCAGGACTTCCTGAACGCCCCGCACGTGGCCGAAAATATCGTTCCCACCACGACGCGCACCGTGAAGGGCGTTGACATTGAGCAGCACCGGTGGATTGAAGATGACCGCATCAAAAAGGAAATCACGCTCCACCACAACGGAAGCACGAAGACCTACCACGAAAGCGTGCGCCTCTACACGCTCGACGATCTGCAAGACATGTACGCATCGGTCGGCCTTACCCTCGTGGACACGTACGGAAACTATGACGGCGCGCCCCACACCCCGAAAAGCCCTCGCCTCCTCCTCTACGCCCGGAAACCGTCCGACTGA
- a CDS encoding CaiB/BaiF CoA-transferase family protein, protein MLHDLVVLELASVLAGPSVGQFFAELGATVLKVENPRTKGDVTRQWSAPNGASTGETDDRSAYFCCCNHGKQSLALNLSTDAGQNLLFELAKEADIVLASYRPGTAHTLGADYPTLSEANPDLIYGHITGYGPDRARAGYDAVIQAESGFMHMNGPSDGPPTKLPVALMDVLAAHQLKEGLLVALLKRERGDDGAYVPVSLFQSAVSGLVHQATNWLVAGHSPDRMGSAHPNIAPYGTPYPTGDGPSLVLAVGTDRQFKALCEVIDRPDLADDPRFASNAQRVEHRDVLDRELEDRFSHFDTDELLGALHARNVPAGIVRDVPTVFEQSTAKTMVLRPEDSPAGLRQTAFPHPDGAFPALSPPPHYAEHTTQILRDHLGYSPEQIRSLHTDGVIPGT, encoded by the coding sequence ATGCTACACGACCTCGTCGTCCTAGAGCTCGCCTCCGTCCTCGCCGGCCCCAGCGTGGGACAGTTCTTCGCTGAGCTCGGCGCCACCGTCCTCAAGGTCGAAAATCCACGAACGAAGGGCGACGTGACGCGCCAGTGGAGCGCCCCAAACGGAGCGAGCACCGGCGAGACCGACGATCGGTCCGCCTACTTCTGCTGCTGCAATCACGGCAAACAGTCCCTTGCTCTGAACCTATCGACTGATGCAGGGCAGAATCTCCTATTTGAGCTTGCAAAGGAGGCAGATATTGTCCTCGCCAGCTACCGTCCCGGCACGGCTCACACACTCGGGGCCGACTACCCCACGCTCTCGGAGGCAAACCCCGATCTCATCTACGGTCACATCACAGGCTACGGGCCGGATCGGGCGCGAGCAGGATACGACGCCGTTATCCAGGCCGAGAGCGGATTCATGCACATGAACGGGCCGTCCGACGGCCCACCGACAAAGCTTCCGGTAGCGCTGATGGACGTGCTGGCGGCCCATCAGCTGAAGGAAGGACTGCTGGTGGCCCTGCTGAAACGCGAACGAGGCGACGACGGGGCCTATGTGCCGGTGTCGCTCTTCCAGTCCGCAGTGAGCGGACTCGTCCACCAGGCCACCAACTGGCTCGTGGCCGGCCACAGCCCAGATCGCATGGGCTCGGCCCACCCCAACATCGCCCCCTACGGCACCCCATATCCCACCGGCGACGGCCCATCACTCGTCCTGGCCGTGGGCACCGATCGCCAGTTCAAAGCCCTGTGCGAGGTCATCGACCGCCCCGACCTCGCCGACGACCCCCGATTTGCCTCAAATGCTCAGCGTGTGGAGCACCGCGACGTCCTCGACCGCGAGCTGGAAGATCGGTTCTCCCACTTCGACACCGATGAGCTTCTCGGGGCCCTCCACGCCCGCAACGTCCCGGCCGGGATTGTCCGCGACGTGCCCACCGTCTTCGAACAATCGACGGCGAAAACGATGGTGCTTCGTCCAGAGGACAGTCCCGCAGGCCTGCGCCAAACCGCTTTTCCGCACCCAGACGGTGCGTTTCCTGCTCTCTCCCCACCCCCACACTACGCCGAACACACGACCCAAATTCTTCGGGACCATCTAGGGTACTCACCCGAGCAGATCCGATCACTGCATACCGACGGTGTGATCCCCGGAACGTAG
- a CDS encoding glycine--tRNA ligase codes for MSDDLFDTIVSLSKQRGFIVQSSEIYGGLSATYDYGPLGVELKRNVKEEWWQSMVYQNDDIVGLDAAIMMHPKTWDASGHTEAFNDPLIDDKASGNRYRADELIEDYIRELQANGEEKYAEDVHDRLVEALNAGDEMTDKLHDIIMDEEIPAPESGAFDWTDVRQFNLMFETQMGPVDGQKVFLRPETAQGIFVNFHNAREPARQHVPFGIAQIGKAFRNEIVARQFVFRMREFEQMEMQYFVKPGNELEWFEKWKERRMEWHQNLGIDPSNLRFHEHEQLSHYANAAVDIQYDFPIGWKELEGIHSRTDYDLSRHEEYSGKKMSYYDPWEEERYTPYVVETSTGLDRTLFMLLCDAYYEEEVKGDTRSVLQFHPKVAPVRAAIFPLMDKEGLPDIARDIEDDLNQHFNVLYDDRGSMGKRYRRQDEAGTPFCITVDFDTLDDQQVTVRDRDTMEQDRVAIDQLATYIFDRTKNWERDE; via the coding sequence ATGAGCGACGACCTCTTCGACACGATTGTCTCCCTCTCCAAACAACGCGGCTTCATTGTGCAGTCGTCGGAGATTTACGGCGGCCTGAGTGCCACGTACGATTACGGCCCGCTGGGGGTAGAACTCAAGCGCAACGTGAAGGAGGAGTGGTGGCAGTCGATGGTGTACCAGAACGACGACATCGTGGGGCTGGACGCCGCCATCATGATGCACCCGAAGACGTGGGATGCGTCGGGCCATACGGAGGCGTTTAACGATCCGCTCATCGACGATAAGGCGTCCGGCAATCGCTACCGGGCCGACGAGCTCATCGAGGATTATATTCGTGAGTTGCAGGCAAATGGAGAGGAAAAGTACGCGGAGGATGTGCACGACCGGCTCGTCGAGGCGCTGAATGCGGGCGACGAGATGACGGATAAGCTGCACGACATCATCATGGACGAGGAGATTCCCGCTCCGGAGTCCGGCGCGTTCGACTGGACGGACGTGCGGCAATTCAATCTCATGTTTGAGACGCAGATGGGGCCGGTAGATGGGCAGAAGGTATTTCTCCGGCCCGAGACGGCACAGGGCATTTTCGTGAACTTCCACAATGCCCGCGAGCCGGCACGCCAGCACGTGCCGTTCGGCATCGCCCAGATTGGCAAGGCCTTCCGGAATGAGATTGTGGCCCGGCAGTTCGTCTTCCGCATGCGGGAGTTCGAGCAGATGGAGATGCAGTACTTCGTGAAGCCGGGCAATGAGCTCGAGTGGTTCGAGAAGTGGAAGGAACGCCGGATGGAGTGGCACCAGAATCTCGGCATCGATCCGTCGAACCTCCGCTTCCACGAGCACGAGCAGCTTTCACACTACGCCAACGCGGCGGTCGACATTCAGTACGACTTTCCCATCGGGTGGAAGGAGCTGGAGGGCATCCACTCGCGGACCGACTACGATCTGAGCCGACACGAGGAGTACTCGGGCAAGAAGATGTCGTATTACGACCCGTGGGAGGAGGAGCGCTACACGCCGTACGTGGTGGAGACGTCGACGGGCCTCGACCGCACGCTCTTTATGCTTCTCTGCGACGCCTACTACGAGGAGGAGGTAAAGGGCGACACGCGTTCGGTGCTTCAGTTCCACCCGAAGGTGGCCCCCGTCCGCGCGGCCATTTTCCCACTCATGGACAAGGAGGGCCTGCCCGACATTGCGCGCGACATCGAGGACGACCTCAATCAGCACTTCAACGTTCTCTACGACGACAGGGGCTCGATGGGCAAGCGCTATCGGCGGCAGGACGAGGCGGGCACGCCGTTCTGCATCACGGTCGACTTCGACACGCTCGACGACCAGCAGGTCACCGTCCGCGACCGCGACACGATGGAGCAGGACCGCGTGGCCATCGACCAACTCGCAACCTATATCTTTGATCGCACGAAGAACTGGGAGCGGGACGAGTAG